A window of the Chloroflexus sp. Y-396-1 genome harbors these coding sequences:
- a CDS encoding ATP-binding protein, with the protein MRRLTKELQSQLKYQIIGPFLVLAVLVAIVGLSIVAFFLARQQQDRFDNELAAATRTVSDTFFVQEQANLSFLREVAFAQRNDSIKAPAVAEAFASDDRDGLRRALDPFFRQGIQRIDVRLDRLIAFDRDGRTIADFERLPEATNNEYITHPSSDLSNAWFTTPVLKGEADERGDKYAGLIRFSNTQTVYLATIAPVRQGDEVVGGLIVANRLDKLLNEMLKQARLDGIVLYDKDGAIVASTFNSLVRSPSLSSDVVTQLIAKNADLYGQSLFTVETIDGKEYQFAYVPLTIRGSRVGILATVRAREEVLLSWNNISPLMAVVTLGLGVTIAVIGLWVTRRITRPLEELAETARAIVDGDLQRRAQVSSQNEIGELAQHFNRMTDHLVELIAKVRAEARQRAAIVESITDGIIFTDVHGEIRSINRATRRLLGLAEDAPFPKRLSDLPLAPLTEGVPGFGDQRAHDLYSLGNYIIRLSVAEVREDDDHLSGYVAILQDLTKEVMVDRAKTNFIGTISHELRTPLTVIRGNADLLARGLAGPLADEQKSFVEAIRLQANNMTTLISNAITIANLDSGTLRSVIEPIDVQPPIEDAIWQVRGSIKAKGLQLEVELPKKLPKVLADAEHVRTIMLQLLDNARRYTDTGRITVCAIPQRDALRIEVSDTGRGIPHHLHEQIFERFFRGEGVNEGINSSERGIGLGLAICRQLIERLGGTIGVESTPGQGSTFFFTLRYADDTATPEKPATRMESAA; encoded by the coding sequence ATGCGGCGGCTAACAAAGGAGCTGCAAAGCCAACTCAAATATCAGATTATTGGCCCCTTCCTTGTCCTCGCAGTCTTAGTTGCCATCGTGGGCCTATCAATTGTTGCGTTTTTCCTCGCTCGGCAGCAACAAGATCGCTTTGATAATGAGTTAGCCGCAGCTACCAGGACGGTCAGCGATACTTTTTTCGTACAAGAACAGGCTAACCTTAGTTTTTTGCGCGAAGTAGCGTTTGCTCAGCGGAACGACAGTATCAAAGCTCCGGCTGTTGCTGAAGCCTTTGCGTCCGACGATCGCGATGGTTTGCGCAGAGCGCTTGATCCATTCTTTCGTCAGGGTATCCAGCGGATTGATGTCCGCCTTGATCGCTTGATCGCCTTTGACCGTGATGGCCGCACTATCGCCGATTTCGAGCGTCTGCCAGAGGCAACCAACAACGAGTATATCACCCATCCTTCATCTGACCTTAGCAATGCCTGGTTCACTACCCCTGTTTTGAAAGGTGAAGCTGACGAACGCGGCGATAAGTATGCCGGTCTAATCCGATTCAGCAATACGCAAACGGTGTATCTGGCTACTATCGCACCGGTACGTCAGGGTGATGAGGTGGTCGGCGGGCTGATCGTGGCCAATCGGCTCGATAAGCTGCTCAATGAGATGCTCAAACAGGCACGACTGGATGGGATTGTTCTATACGACAAGGACGGCGCGATTGTTGCCAGTACATTTAATAGTCTTGTTCGGTCACCATCGTTGAGTTCGGATGTGGTGACACAACTGATAGCAAAGAATGCTGACCTATACGGACAATCGCTCTTTACAGTTGAAACCATTGATGGTAAGGAATATCAATTTGCATACGTGCCATTAACGATCCGTGGTAGCCGGGTTGGTATTCTGGCGACTGTTCGTGCCCGGGAAGAAGTCCTGCTGTCGTGGAATAACATTAGTCCACTTATGGCAGTCGTGACGCTTGGTCTGGGGGTGACGATCGCTGTCATTGGCTTGTGGGTCACGCGACGCATTACGCGACCGCTTGAGGAGTTGGCAGAAACTGCTCGTGCAATTGTGGACGGTGATCTTCAGCGGCGCGCACAGGTATCTTCCCAGAATGAGATCGGCGAGCTGGCGCAGCACTTTAACCGCATGACCGATCATTTGGTTGAGTTGATTGCTAAGGTACGGGCTGAGGCACGACAACGGGCAGCAATTGTCGAAAGTATTACTGACGGTATCATTTTTACCGATGTTCACGGTGAAATTCGTTCGATCAACCGCGCAACCCGTCGCTTGCTTGGTCTGGCAGAAGATGCTCCTTTTCCCAAACGCTTAAGTGACTTGCCACTTGCGCCATTGACCGAAGGTGTACCTGGGTTTGGTGATCAACGGGCGCACGATCTCTATTCGCTTGGCAATTATATTATCCGACTTTCAGTGGCCGAAGTGCGCGAAGACGATGACCACTTGTCGGGCTATGTCGCCATTCTGCAAGACCTCACAAAGGAGGTGATGGTTGATCGGGCAAAAACAAACTTTATCGGTACGATTTCGCATGAATTGCGCACACCACTGACGGTGATTCGCGGAAATGCCGATCTCCTGGCGCGTGGTCTGGCCGGTCCGCTCGCTGATGAACAGAAATCTTTTGTGGAAGCCATTCGCTTACAGGCAAATAATATGACGACGCTGATTAGCAATGCAATCACCATTGCTAATCTCGACTCAGGAACGCTCAGATCTGTGATCGAGCCTATCGACGTGCAGCCGCCGATTGAGGATGCTATCTGGCAAGTGCGTGGGTCAATTAAAGCGAAGGGATTGCAGCTCGAAGTTGAGCTGCCGAAGAAGTTGCCAAAAGTGCTGGCCGACGCCGAGCATGTACGTACTATTATGCTTCAGTTGCTCGATAACGCACGGCGGTATACCGACACAGGAAGGATTACGGTTTGTGCCATTCCCCAACGCGATGCGCTGCGCATTGAGGTGAGTGATACCGGTCGCGGGATACCGCACCATCTCCACGAGCAAATCTTTGAGCGCTTTTTCCGCGGTGAAGGGGTTAACGAAGGGATTAACTCTAGTGAACGCGGTATTGGGCTTGGTCTGGCTATTTGTAGGCAACTGATCGAGCGCCTAGGCGGTACGATTGGTGTTGAAAGTACGCCAGGGCAGGGCAGCACGTTCTTCTTTACATTACGGTACGCCGATGATACCGCCACTCCTGAAAAACCAGCAACCCGCATGGAATCGGCTGCTTAG
- a CDS encoding MBL fold metallo-hydrolase yields MHLHFLGTGTSMGVPVIGCDCPICTSSDPRHHRLRTSALVRSHGLHILIDVGPDFRMQALRANLRRIDAVLLTHAHFDHVAGIDDLRPFCMRQGALPIYGSAQTLADIRQRFAYAFEDTSQGSSRPSLTLHAVDGPFQIGSLTVLPLSIPHGTWTITAYRIGPLGYVTDASAIPPTAIAALRGVQVLVLNALRAEPHPTHLSIAEAGEVAQMIGAPRTFLVHMTHTVDYRANYGLPPGVTFAYDGLEIEI; encoded by the coding sequence ATGCATTTACACTTTCTTGGTACCGGTACATCAATGGGAGTTCCCGTAATTGGCTGCGATTGCCCAATCTGCACTTCGTCGGATCCTCGTCATCACCGATTGCGCACCTCAGCCCTGGTGCGAAGCCACGGTTTACACATTCTCATCGATGTTGGGCCTGATTTTCGGATGCAAGCGCTGCGGGCGAACTTGCGTCGCATCGATGCGGTACTGCTTACCCATGCTCATTTCGATCACGTCGCCGGTATCGACGACTTGCGTCCATTCTGTATGCGCCAGGGAGCACTGCCAATCTACGGGAGCGCGCAAACGCTGGCAGATATACGGCAACGCTTTGCGTATGCCTTCGAAGACACTTCGCAAGGCTCCTCACGCCCGTCGCTCACTCTTCATGCGGTTGACGGGCCATTTCAGATTGGATCATTGACGGTGCTTCCGCTTTCCATTCCCCATGGCACCTGGACAATTACTGCCTATCGGATTGGGCCATTAGGCTATGTCACCGATGCCAGCGCCATTCCGCCAACAGCCATTGCGGCACTACGCGGTGTGCAAGTGCTGGTGCTCAATGCGTTACGCGCAGAACCACATCCAACCCACCTCTCAATTGCTGAGGCAGGCGAAGTCGCACAAATGATTGGCGCTCCACGGACGTTTCTTGTTCACATGACGCATACAGTCGATTATCGGGCAAATTATGGTCTACCGCCAGGCGTTACCTTCGCTTACGACGGGCTTGAAATTGAAATCTGA
- a CDS encoding glycosyltransferase family 1 protein: MTRIAIDARLHAYRQGGITHYTRSLIKAMIPLLADDEELLVLEHVRSRTPLVPTARRTHLLTPPHHRLEQICLPIEIMLRRPALLHSPDFIPPFLRTYPAVITIHDLAFLHFPEILDQAAQRYYGQIQRAVASAEAIITISQATRDDIIDRLGVPPERITVIYAAADERFQPWSLPPGATRTIDGKTLTADTFMLFVSTIEPRKNIPTLLRALRICCDRRPSANYHLVLAGARGWLDQPILTLIGELGLSDRVTRVGFVGGDDLHWLYAACRIYLNPSRYEGFGLPALEALACGAPTIVSDTSSLPEVVGDAAWLAPPLDPVAWADLIEHLWHDEATRRDLARRGPQQAARFSWTTAARQTLHLYRQVLGRHG, from the coding sequence ATGACGCGGATTGCTATTGATGCACGTTTACACGCTTACCGACAAGGCGGCATTACGCACTATACACGTAGCCTGATCAAGGCTATGATCCCGTTGCTGGCAGATGATGAAGAGTTGCTTGTCCTTGAACACGTGCGATCCCGCACCCCTCTGGTGCCAACCGCACGCCGCACACACCTCCTGACCCCACCACATCATCGTCTTGAACAAATCTGCTTACCGATTGAAATCATGCTCCGTCGTCCCGCGCTGTTGCACAGTCCCGATTTTATTCCGCCCTTCTTACGCACCTACCCGGCGGTCATTACGATCCACGACCTGGCCTTTCTACACTTTCCGGAGATTCTCGACCAGGCGGCGCAGCGTTATTACGGTCAGATACAGCGCGCTGTAGCTAGTGCCGAGGCCATTATCACTATCTCACAGGCAACGCGGGATGACATTATTGATCGCCTTGGCGTTCCACCGGAACGGATTACGGTTATTTACGCGGCAGCCGATGAACGGTTTCAGCCATGGTCATTACCGCCCGGTGCTACACGAACCATTGATGGGAAAACGCTCACTGCCGATACCTTTATGCTCTTTGTTAGCACGATTGAACCACGCAAGAATATTCCCACTCTGTTGCGCGCACTACGTATTTGTTGCGACCGTAGACCATCTGCCAACTATCACCTGGTGTTAGCCGGAGCGCGAGGCTGGCTCGATCAACCGATTCTGACACTGATCGGTGAGTTAGGTCTGAGTGACCGCGTGACACGGGTCGGTTTTGTTGGGGGTGATGATCTCCACTGGTTGTATGCAGCCTGTCGTATCTATCTCAACCCGTCGCGCTACGAAGGTTTTGGGCTACCGGCACTCGAGGCCTTGGCCTGCGGCGCACCGACCATTGTCTCCGATACCAGCAGCTTACCGGAAGTTGTTGGCGATGCAGCATGGCTGGCGCCGCCTCTTGATCCGGTTGCTTGGGCCGACCTGATCGAGCACCTCTGGCACGATGAGGCAACAAGACGCGATCTCGCCCGACGTGGGCCACAACAGGCTGCCCGCTTTTCGTGGACAACAGCAGCCAGGCAGACATTGCATCTCTATCGACAGGTGCTCGGGCGACATGGGTAA
- a CDS encoding translation initiation factor eIF-2B, with product MDPFIARSVAEVAADTVSGAVEIAQKCAGILARAVRSRPMADHADVQREILTVGRALIRSHPTMAPLVNLVNGLLWRLEEATDSETALRFVDETTNDFRRRLHVHEAAIAETTLRLIGEEAVILTIGRSTTVRAALRHAQRAGRRPRVICTESRPIGEGRMLAGELAASGVHTTLITDASAATQVAQCHLVLVGADLIGSEGLINRVGTYPLALAAHAMNVPFYTLCSSEKLLPPGYRLPQQFPMVPHQVWSDVPPGITVHTAYADRTPLDLLTGIISERGISPPAGIEAWLAATHLHPLLQAELDE from the coding sequence ATGGATCCATTTATCGCCCGATCCGTTGCCGAGGTTGCGGCCGATACGGTCTCAGGCGCAGTGGAAATTGCCCAGAAGTGTGCGGGGATTTTGGCACGGGCAGTACGTAGTCGTCCGATGGCCGATCACGCCGATGTGCAACGTGAGATTCTGACCGTTGGGCGAGCATTAATTCGTAGCCACCCAACGATGGCGCCATTGGTGAATCTGGTCAACGGTTTGCTCTGGCGGTTGGAAGAAGCAACCGATAGTGAAACAGCGTTGCGTTTCGTTGATGAAACGACAAACGATTTTCGTCGTCGTCTCCATGTTCATGAGGCAGCGATTGCTGAAACGACGTTACGTTTGATTGGTGAAGAAGCCGTTATTTTGACGATTGGTCGGAGTACAACGGTGCGTGCCGCATTGCGCCACGCTCAACGCGCTGGTCGTCGGCCGCGGGTGATTTGTACCGAGAGTCGGCCGATTGGCGAGGGCCGTATGTTAGCCGGTGAATTAGCAGCCAGCGGTGTTCACACAACCTTGATAACCGATGCTTCAGCGGCTACGCAAGTTGCACAGTGTCATCTTGTTCTGGTCGGTGCTGATTTGATCGGGAGTGAAGGTTTGATTAACCGCGTGGGAACGTATCCTCTGGCCCTGGCTGCCCACGCTATGAATGTGCCATTCTATACGCTTTGTTCAAGCGAGAAGCTATTGCCGCCAGGGTACCGCTTGCCCCAACAGTTTCCCATGGTGCCGCATCAAGTCTGGTCAGATGTGCCGCCAGGCATTACGGTGCATACCGCCTATGCAGATCGCACGCCACTCGATCTGCTGACCGGTATTATTTCTGAACGAGGTATTTCACCGCCGGCGGGCATCGAAGCCTGGTTAGCGGCGACACATTTACATCCCCTTCTGCAGGCTGAGTTGGATGAGTGA
- a CDS encoding response regulator → MEEILVIDDSEHVSRMLAQTVLPELGYRAAIALTGKSGLERLRARLPDLILLDLQLPDMNGLDFLRILTQEGIDVPVILMTAHGSEMIAVEAFRLGARNYLIKPFSDSEAREVIDQALRERRLQRERDRLFQLLQQRVQELTVLTRVGKSVTALMDQRQLFDRIVEAAVYITQADEGILFQYVEQKHELIPLALRNVTVESPDRLRLPLADSLVGQVVRSGKLLRLHRGMTDEPIAITTTMVVQATLQVPLQVGDRIIGVLVVNNRRSSRAFNDSDQYLLAALADYAAIALENSRLYQAVQSSEARYRTIFANASDMVLILDTDWRIVSGNQRSVQILNVTPDDLVGQPLQRWCLPQEWPTIAQALQRVAQGLPQPPFTISLQHSAYESATIELNAQRLDADDQTRIVCIGRDLTERRRLEQQLIQSDKLSALGQLVAGVAHELNNPLTSISGYAQLLLRNRTLNDEVRADLEQIRQQAERAGRIVRNLLMFAREHKPERLATQINEVIQSTLALQVYQLRVDNITVQLDLDPELPSTVVDPHQLQQVLLNLITNARQAMNERGSGILTIRTRRHEAADGRYIEISISDNGVGIPAQYLDKVFNPFFTTKPVGQGTGLGLSICYGIIQEHQGQIWIESREGVGTTVFIRLPIIETSVDVPAPSSAAADTESGPQQRVLVVDDEESVLRMLQRLLGELGHQTTVVSDVDSALRELATRPYDLVITDLRMPQKSGFDLSEEIRRLYPHLAERIIFISGDTLSTLKPHQKEQLHGRLLSKPFSIPQLAELLRNLPPRRMD, encoded by the coding sequence ATGGAAGAGATCCTTGTTATTGATGATAGTGAGCACGTCAGCCGGATGCTGGCTCAGACGGTGCTTCCAGAACTTGGCTATCGAGCGGCAATTGCGCTTACCGGAAAGAGCGGTCTTGAGCGGTTGCGTGCTCGTCTGCCAGATTTGATCCTGCTCGATCTCCAATTGCCCGACATGAACGGGCTTGATTTTCTACGCATCTTAACACAAGAAGGAATTGATGTCCCGGTTATTCTGATGACTGCCCACGGCTCCGAGATGATTGCTGTTGAGGCATTTCGGCTCGGTGCTCGTAACTATTTGATCAAGCCGTTTTCCGATTCTGAGGCTCGTGAAGTCATTGATCAGGCGTTGCGAGAACGTCGCTTGCAGCGTGAGCGTGATCGATTATTTCAGCTCTTGCAACAGCGTGTGCAAGAGTTGACCGTCTTAACTCGTGTTGGCAAGTCGGTGACGGCGTTGATGGATCAACGTCAATTGTTCGATCGGATCGTCGAAGCAGCGGTGTACATTACGCAGGCCGATGAAGGGATTCTCTTTCAGTATGTCGAGCAAAAGCATGAATTAATACCGCTCGCCCTGCGGAATGTCACAGTGGAGTCGCCCGATCGGCTGCGTCTGCCGCTCGCCGATTCGCTGGTTGGTCAGGTGGTGCGGAGTGGTAAATTGTTGCGTCTGCATCGAGGGATGACCGACGAACCGATTGCAATTACGACGACCATGGTTGTGCAGGCAACGTTGCAGGTGCCGTTGCAAGTTGGTGATCGAATTATCGGCGTGTTGGTGGTAAACAATCGGCGGAGCAGTCGAGCCTTCAATGATAGTGATCAGTATTTACTGGCTGCGCTGGCCGACTACGCTGCAATTGCACTTGAGAACTCGCGGCTATATCAGGCAGTTCAGAGTAGCGAGGCGCGTTATCGAACAATCTTTGCTAATGCGTCTGACATGGTGTTGATCCTCGATACCGACTGGCGAATTGTCAGCGGTAATCAGCGTAGCGTGCAGATTCTTAACGTAACACCTGATGATCTCGTCGGTCAGCCGTTACAGCGTTGGTGTTTACCACAGGAGTGGCCAACCATTGCACAGGCGCTCCAGCGCGTTGCACAAGGTTTACCTCAACCACCATTCACCATCTCACTGCAGCACTCAGCCTATGAGTCGGCAACGATTGAGCTGAATGCTCAGCGGCTTGATGCTGACGATCAAACGAGGATTGTCTGTATTGGGCGCGATCTCACCGAACGTCGTCGCTTGGAACAACAGCTTATTCAGTCTGATAAATTGTCGGCCCTCGGTCAACTGGTAGCTGGTGTGGCCCATGAGCTTAATAATCCGCTGACGAGCATTTCAGGCTATGCCCAATTACTGCTGCGCAATCGCACACTCAACGATGAGGTTCGGGCCGATCTTGAACAGATTCGGCAACAGGCCGAGCGTGCCGGCCGAATCGTGCGGAATTTGCTGATGTTTGCCCGTGAACATAAACCTGAACGCCTAGCAACACAGATCAACGAAGTCATCCAGAGTACATTGGCCCTACAGGTTTATCAGTTGCGCGTTGATAATATTACGGTTCAACTCGATCTCGATCCTGAATTGCCATCAACTGTTGTCGATCCCCATCAATTGCAGCAAGTGTTACTCAATCTGATAACCAATGCCCGCCAGGCAATGAATGAACGTGGTTCTGGTATTTTGACGATACGTACCAGGCGCCACGAAGCGGCTGATGGTCGGTACATTGAAATTTCTATCTCTGATAACGGTGTTGGTATTCCTGCTCAATATCTCGACAAGGTGTTTAATCCATTCTTCACGACCAAGCCAGTCGGTCAGGGTACCGGTTTAGGTCTTTCTATCTGCTACGGCATTATTCAAGAACATCAGGGTCAAATCTGGATCGAGAGTCGCGAGGGGGTGGGTACAACCGTTTTCATCCGCCTGCCGATTATTGAGACATCAGTTGACGTTCCAGCACCGTCGTCGGCAGCGGCTGATACCGAGAGTGGCCCTCAACAACGAGTGCTGGTCGTCGATGACGAGGAATCGGTGCTCCGCATGCTTCAGCGCTTGCTCGGCGAACTTGGTCATCAAACCACGGTAGTGAGCGATGTCGATTCTGCGCTTCGTGAATTAGCAACCCGTCCGTATGATCTGGTGATAACCGATCTCCGAATGCCACAGAAGAGCGGTTTCGATTTAAGCGAAGAAATTCGGCGTTTATATCCGCATCTGGCTGAGCGTATCATTTTTATCAGCGGTGACACGCTTAGTACCCTCAAACCTCATCAGAAAGAGCAACTACACGGCAGATTGCTTTCTAAGCCCTTTTCAATTCCGCAACTTGCCGAACTGTTGCGTAATCTCCCTCCCCGGCGAATGGATTGA
- a CDS encoding carbohydrate kinase family protein, with amino-acid sequence MEAETRRVVTTLGDINVDLGFLLPHFPREGDDNPAMAVHWGGGGAGLNMAVAAGRLGAIPYVIGRVGNDLAGSFALQVARMHGVQVSAVQVDPGATTGLCGVIVTPGGQRSFLSFRGANVFCDISTITPSLIRSSRLLLVGAHALIDDPQRSTALQVMEMAIEQGCPIVLDLCLPAIRVARRLIVRLLPQLWLLTMNEDELRVLLPGQSIAHAIDSLIGAGVHHVAIKRGAQGCSVANNEGRRLDVLPPAVPVVDTTACGDAFSAAYAWGLSHGLDLSQSATLANLVAALTATRHGAVEAIPTTDDIRNRLNEAIVNRLWPSGS; translated from the coding sequence ATGGAAGCGGAGACGCGGCGAGTTGTCACGACGCTCGGTGATATTAATGTCGATCTCGGCTTTTTGTTACCGCACTTTCCCCGTGAAGGCGACGACAATCCGGCAATGGCCGTTCATTGGGGTGGGGGAGGCGCTGGGCTGAACATGGCAGTAGCAGCCGGACGGTTGGGCGCAATCCCTTATGTTATTGGTCGAGTGGGTAACGATCTGGCCGGCTCATTTGCATTGCAGGTAGCACGTATGCATGGGGTGCAGGTCAGCGCCGTACAGGTTGATCCCGGTGCAACCACCGGCCTGTGCGGAGTGATCGTTACTCCTGGTGGTCAGCGTAGCTTTCTCAGCTTTCGCGGAGCCAACGTCTTCTGTGATATATCCACCATCACTCCGTCATTGATCCGCTCAAGCCGATTACTGCTGGTTGGCGCCCATGCGTTGATCGACGATCCACAGCGCTCAACCGCGCTACAGGTAATGGAGATGGCGATTGAGCAGGGGTGTCCGATCGTTCTTGATCTCTGCTTGCCGGCAATTCGAGTTGCACGCCGCTTGATCGTTCGTCTCTTGCCACAGTTGTGGTTGCTAACAATGAATGAAGACGAATTGCGGGTACTATTACCAGGACAAAGCATCGCCCATGCCATCGATAGTTTAATTGGGGCTGGCGTCCACCACGTGGCCATTAAACGTGGTGCCCAGGGGTGCAGTGTCGCCAACAATGAGGGACGACGGCTTGATGTCCTACCTCCAGCCGTGCCAGTAGTAGATACGACCGCCTGCGGTGATGCGTTTAGTGCGGCATATGCGTGGGGTCTGAGCCATGGTCTCGATCTCTCGCAAAGTGCGACCCTCGCGAATCTTGTCGCGGCCCTGACCGCTACCCGTCACGGTGCTGTAGAAGCGATTCCTACAACCGATGATATTCGTAATCGGTTGAACGAAGCGATTGTCAATCGCCTCTGGCCATCTGGCTCATAG
- a CDS encoding BtpA/SgcQ family protein produces MPPLWKEHLDRWRLRDLREIFRTAKPIIGMVHCWPLPGAPGYTGYGMQTIIDHAIRDAEALAEGGCDGLIVENMWDIPFRAGPHVQPESIAAQAVVAYAVRQAVPELPLGINLVHNGGVSLLGIAIAAGASFIRVCMFTGAGVWDAGSWDEGCAADLMRRRKELHAESIKIFADVDKKHSVRFPGIDLATHIEWTRFFGADALIISGRMTGDAPDIAKVKQARTLAGDTPILLGSGTNEQNIAAFMQVADGVIVGSSIKQDGDIANPVDVARVRRFVAAARQAG; encoded by the coding sequence ATGCCACCACTCTGGAAAGAACATCTTGATCGCTGGCGATTACGCGATCTCCGAGAGATCTTTCGCACCGCCAAGCCGATTATCGGGATGGTGCACTGTTGGCCATTACCCGGCGCCCCTGGCTATACTGGTTACGGAATGCAAACCATCATTGATCACGCAATCCGTGATGCTGAAGCACTAGCTGAGGGTGGATGTGATGGTTTGATTGTCGAAAATATGTGGGATATTCCCTTTCGAGCTGGCCCACACGTTCAACCAGAGAGTATTGCTGCGCAGGCAGTTGTAGCCTACGCCGTGCGCCAAGCTGTACCCGAATTACCACTTGGTATCAATCTGGTTCACAACGGTGGGGTATCCCTGTTAGGCATCGCTATTGCTGCTGGCGCCAGCTTTATTCGCGTCTGTATGTTCACCGGTGCTGGAGTCTGGGATGCCGGGAGTTGGGATGAAGGCTGCGCTGCCGATCTAATGCGCCGACGCAAGGAGTTGCATGCAGAGTCGATCAAGATTTTTGCCGATGTAGATAAAAAACATTCAGTCCGCTTTCCCGGTATCGATCTGGCAACACACATCGAATGGACACGCTTTTTCGGCGCCGATGCACTTATTATATCCGGTCGGATGACCGGTGATGCGCCGGACATCGCCAAAGTAAAACAGGCCCGAACACTGGCCGGTGATACCCCCATCCTCCTCGGTAGCGGCACCAACGAACAGAATATTGCCGCTTTTATGCAGGTGGCTGATGGTGTCATTGTAGGCAGTAGCATCAAACAGGATGGTGATATTGCTAATCCGGTTGATGTTGCGCGAGTACGGCGATTTGTCGCAGCGGCTCGTCAAGCTGGCTAG
- the glnA gene encoding type I glutamate--ammonia ligase, translated as MAMDAKGVIELIKAKGIQIVDTRFTDLFGGWQHYSLPASRLTEDMIREGLGFDGSSIKGFQAINESDMLMVPDPSTAFIDPTLSVPTLVLICDIIDPITRQPYTRDPRTVAKKAEAYLKTTGIADTAYFGPEAEFFLFSDVRFGQSANQGFYYIDSPEAVWNTGAEVPGGNKGYRIRHKEGYFPVPPTDTLQDIRSEMILKMMEIGIEIELHHHEVATAGQCEIDMRFDSLVNMADKVQKYKYIVRNVARAHGYSATFMPKPIFGDNGSGMHTHQSLWKDGEPLFFDETQYALLSKTAQYYIGGILKHAPALLAICAPTTNSYRRLVPGFEAPINLVYSMRNRSAAIRIPTYSSSPKARRIEFRAPDAMCNPYLAFAAMLLAGLDGIQNKIEPPPPLDVDIYELSPEEKGDIRSTPGSLTEALDALEQDYHFLLKGNVFTIDLLETYIEAKRKEAVGLALRPHPYEFMMYYDA; from the coding sequence ATGGCGATGGATGCAAAAGGTGTAATCGAACTGATCAAAGCCAAAGGAATTCAGATTGTTGACACCCGTTTTACCGATCTTTTCGGCGGGTGGCAGCACTATTCACTGCCAGCGTCTCGCTTAACCGAAGATATGATCCGCGAGGGCTTAGGCTTCGATGGGTCGTCGATTAAGGGCTTTCAGGCGATCAACGAAAGTGATATGCTGATGGTGCCCGATCCGTCAACAGCGTTCATTGATCCGACCCTAAGCGTACCGACCTTAGTACTCATTTGTGATATTATCGATCCCATCACCCGCCAGCCCTACACACGCGATCCGCGCACTGTGGCGAAGAAGGCCGAGGCCTATCTGAAGACAACGGGTATTGCCGATACCGCCTATTTTGGGCCAGAAGCGGAATTCTTCCTCTTTAGTGATGTGCGTTTTGGTCAGAGCGCTAACCAGGGATTCTACTACATCGACAGCCCGGAAGCGGTCTGGAATACCGGTGCTGAGGTGCCCGGTGGCAACAAAGGCTATCGCATCCGTCACAAAGAGGGCTATTTCCCGGTACCTCCCACCGATACACTCCAGGACATTCGCTCGGAAATGATCCTGAAGATGATGGAAATCGGGATCGAAATTGAGCTGCACCATCACGAGGTGGCAACGGCCGGTCAGTGCGAAATCGACATGCGTTTTGACTCCCTGGTCAATATGGCCGATAAGGTACAGAAGTACAAGTACATTGTGCGCAATGTCGCACGCGCTCACGGCTACAGTGCTACCTTTATGCCCAAACCGATCTTTGGCGATAACGGTTCAGGCATGCACACGCACCAAAGCCTGTGGAAGGATGGTGAACCCCTCTTCTTCGATGAGACCCAATATGCGCTGTTGTCGAAGACGGCGCAGTACTACATCGGTGGTATTCTCAAGCACGCGCCAGCCTTACTGGCAATCTGTGCCCCGACCACCAACAGCTACCGCCGTCTGGTACCGGGCTTCGAGGCGCCGATCAATCTGGTCTATTCAATGCGTAACCGCTCGGCGGCCATCCGTATCCCGACCTACAGTTCATCACCGAAAGCACGCCGTATTGAGTTCCGAGCGCCTGATGCGATGTGTAACCCCTACTTGGCTTTTGCTGCGATGTTACTGGCCGGGCTTGACGGTATCCAGAATAAGATTGAACCGCCACCACCACTTGATGTAGACATCTACGAGCTGTCACCTGAAGAGAAGGGTGATATTCGCAGTACGCCCGGATCACTGACCGAAGCGCTCGATGCTCTTGAACAAGATTATCACTTCTTGCTTAAGGGCAATGTCTTTACCATCGATCTGCTGGAGACGTATATTGAAGCCAAGCGCAAAGAGGCTGTTGGTCTAGCTCTGCGGCCACATCCTTACGAGTTTATGATGTACTACGATGCCTAA